One Archangium violaceum genomic window, GGCCCGGGTGGCCCTGCGCATGGCGCTCTCCCTGTTACCCCAGGAGAAGCCCCTGTACCTGTCGCTCTTCGGTGGTGGCTTCGGCCGTCATGGCCTGATGCAAGTGGTCCTGCAGGAGCTGCAGGCCTGTACGGAGGTCCCATGAGTCTGCCTCGCTCCCGGGTGTCCCTGCGGCTGGACGAGCTGCGTGACAGCTTCGACTCCTCCTTCTCTCGTCCGCCCCCTCCGCGGCAGGAGCCCGGCGAGGCGCTGCTGCGGCTGCGCGTGGGAGGCGCCCCCCTGGCCGTGCGGCTGGGACACCTTTCCGGCCTCCACCTCATGCCCCGTCTGGTGGGCCTGCCGGGTGCTCCGGCCGCGTTGCTGGGGCTGGCGGGGCTCCGGGGCCAGCTCATCGCCGTGCATGACCTGGCGGCGCTGCTGGGCCTGCAGTCCAGTGAGCCTCCGCGCTGGTTGCTGCTGGCCGGTGGTGCCCGGCGCGTGGGGCTGGCGGCGGCGGGGTTCGAGGGGCAGATGCGCGCCACCTCGGAGCAGATGCGGCCCGGTGGTAGCTCCTCCACCCACCCCTTGTTGAGCACCAGTGTTCTCCTTCCGGACGTGCCCCCGTTGCCGGTGCTCGATGTCGACTCTCTCGTGAGAAAGTTGCTGGAGGACGCCTCCGCGCTCCAGCAGGGGAGATGATGAAGATGTTCTCGAAATGGACGCTGGTCCGGCAGTTCGCCGCCGCGGTCGCCATGGTGGTGGTGCTGATCGGCCTCTTCGTCTACATGGCCCTCAAGAGCACCCGGGACTTCACGGGCGCCGCCGTCGCCGTGGGGCACTCCCACCAGGTCATCAATGGACTGGAGCGGGTCCTCTCCAGCGCCAAGGACGCGGAGACGGGGCACCGTGGCTACATCCTCACCGGGAATGACTCCTACCTCGCGCCCTACCTCGAGGCGCGGCGTGATCTGGAGGTGGAGCTCGAGCGCGTGCGCGAGCTCGTCGCCGACAACGCCCAGCAGACCGGACGCCTGGAGACGTTGCGCTCCCTCCTCATGCGGAAGTTGGACGGCCTGCAGGCCAACATCGAGCTGCGCCGCACCCAGGGCTTCGACGCCGCCCTGGCCGCCATCAACACCGGTGAGAGCAAGGCGCTGATGGATGCCACCCGGAAGGCGGTGGAGGAGCTGCGTCAGGCGGAGTTGCGGCTGCTCGAGGCGCGCCAGGAGCAGCTCGATCGCGACGCGGATTCCTTCGAGGGGCTCTACAAGTGGGGCGGGGTCGTGGCGGTCCTCCTCGTCGTGTTCGCCGCCTCCCTGGTGGGCGCCGGCCTGCAGAAGAAGATCGGCTCGGCCATCGCGCAGGTGCAGGGCTCCTCGGCGGAGCTTCAGTCGGCGGCCTCGCAGCAGGCCACGGGCGCGCGCGAGCAGGCCTCGGCCACCACGGAGATCTCCACCACCGTCAAGGAGCTGCTGTCCACCTCGCGGCAGATCGCCTCCAGCGCGCAGCAGGTGGCCCGTGTGGCGGACGAGACGGCCGGCGCCGCCCGCACCGGCAACGAGACGGTGCATCATGCCCAGGAGGCCATCGACACGGTGCGCCGCCAGGTGGACGCCATCGTCAACCACATGCTGGAGCTGGGCAAGCGCTCGCAGGAGATCGGCGGCATCCTCGACATCATCAACGAGCTGGCCGAGCAGACGAACATCCTCGCCATCAACGCCACCATCGAGAGCGCCGGCGCCGGTGAGCACGGCAAGCGCTTCGCCGTGGTGGCCGAGGAGATCCGCAAGCTGGCGGACCGCGTGGGGGGCGCCACCAAGGACATCCGCGTGCTCATCGATGAAATCCGCGCCGCCTCCAACACCACCATCATGGCCACCGAGGATGGCTCCAAGGCGGTGCAGAGCAGCGCCCGGCAGTTCTCCGATGTGGCGGGCAGCTTCCGGCACATCGCGGAGCTGGTTCGCGCCAACCTGGACGTGGCGCGCGAAATCGAGCTGAGCACCCAGCAGCAGACGACGGCGGTGGAGCAGGTGAGCACCGCCATCCTCGAGGTGGCCCAGACGGCGCGTCAGGCCGAGTCCACCTCCGGGCAGACGCTGCAGACGGCCACCCGGCTCATCGAACTCTCCAAGCAGCTCAACGCCATCATCGATTCGCGCGCCTCATGAGCCTGGACAGCGATCCCTACCGCTACTTTCGCATCGAGGCCCGGGAGCTGATCGAGCAGCTCACGCAGGGCCTGTTCTCCCTCGCGGATGGAGAGGGAGGGGCGCAGGCCGTGCCGGAGCTCTTCCGCTATGCGCACACCCTCAAGGGGGCCGCGCGGGTGGTGGGCCAGGTGCGCATGGCGGAGATGGCGCACGCGGTGGAGGACGCGCTGTCGCCCTACCGCAACAGCGGCGCTTCCCTGCCCGTCGACAGCGTGCACGAGTTCCTGCGCCTCGTGGGTCAGATGGCGGAAGCGCTGGACGAGCTGGAGGCTCCGGCGCCCGCTCCCGCCCAGGAGGAACAGGCCCAGTCCCAGGAGGGGGCCCCCGCGTTGGCGCTCCCCGAGGCACCGTCCTCCGAGGTGGTGCGCGTGGAGTTGGAGCGGCTGGACACGCTGCTGGAGGGCCTGTCCGAGGCGGTGGTGCAGCTGGGCGGTCTGCGCGGGGCGGTGGAGTCGCTGACGCAGGCCCAGCACGGTGCCGGCAGCCTCATCGCGCAGCTCACCGCGCCGGTGGCCTCCAGTGGCTCGCCCGCCGAGCGGGCCCGGTGGCTGTCTCGCGTCCTGGCCGTGGCCGAGAGCCTGCGCTCCTCGCTGGTGAAGGCGGGGCGGCAGCTCGGCGGTGGGCTGGGGCAGGTGGAGTCGGAGCTGGCGCGGCTTCGGGACGGGGCCAACACCCTGCGGCTCGTTCCGACGCAGACGCTCTTCGGACCGATGGAGCTGGCCGCTCGCGACGCGGCCGCCTCGCTGGGCCGCCAGGTGGAGGTGGACGCGGAGGGCGGGGACATCCAGATCGACGGGCACGTGCTGGCGGCGGTCCGTCAGGCGCTGGTGCACGTGGTGCGCAACGCGGTGGACCATGGGCTGGAGACGCCCGACGAGCGGCGGGCGGTGGGCAAGTCGCCCACGGGCCGTTTCTCGGTGAAGGTCCAGCGGCGCGGTGGACGCGTCTCCTTCCAATGCGAGGACGACGGGCGCGGCGTGGACCTGGGGCGGATCCGCCAGGTGGCGGTGGAGCGCGGCGTGGTCTCCGCGTCCGAGGCGGACGCCCTGGACGAGCAGGGGTTGCTGGAGCTGCTCTTCCAGCCCGGTTTCAGCACGGCGCGAGCCATCACCGAGGTGTCCGGCCGTGGCGTGGGGTTGGACGTGGTGCGGGACACGGTCCGCCGGCTCAAGGGCGAGGTGCACATCTCCTCCCGGCCCGGGCTGGGGACGTGCATCACGCTGGAGGTGCCCCTCACGCTGGCCTCGTTGGAGGTGCTGGGGGTGGAGGCCGGCGGGCAGCGTCTGCTGGTGCCCCTGGAGGCCCTGAGCGGCGCCATCCACCTGCCAGCCGAGGCCGTCACCTGGACGGGGGCTCGCGCCTGCATCTCCTTCGCGGGCGAGGTGCTGCCCTTCCTCCCCCTGGTGGATGCGCTGGGGCGCGCGGGGACGGGACAGCGGCCCCGGGCCTGGTCCGTCCTGGTGCTC contains:
- a CDS encoding chemotaxis protein CheW, giving the protein MSLPRSRVSLRLDELRDSFDSSFSRPPPPRQEPGEALLRLRVGGAPLAVRLGHLSGLHLMPRLVGLPGAPAALLGLAGLRGQLIAVHDLAALLGLQSSEPPRWLLLAGGARRVGLAAAGFEGQMRATSEQMRPGGSSSTHPLLSTSVLLPDVPPLPVLDVDSLVRKLLEDASALQQGR
- a CDS encoding CHASE3 domain-containing protein, producing MMKMFSKWTLVRQFAAAVAMVVVLIGLFVYMALKSTRDFTGAAVAVGHSHQVINGLERVLSSAKDAETGHRGYILTGNDSYLAPYLEARRDLEVELERVRELVADNAQQTGRLETLRSLLMRKLDGLQANIELRRTQGFDAALAAINTGESKALMDATRKAVEELRQAELRLLEARQEQLDRDADSFEGLYKWGGVVAVLLVVFAASLVGAGLQKKIGSAIAQVQGSSAELQSAASQQATGAREQASATTEISTTVKELLSTSRQIASSAQQVARVADETAGAARTGNETVHHAQEAIDTVRRQVDAIVNHMLELGKRSQEIGGILDIINELAEQTNILAINATIESAGAGEHGKRFAVVAEEIRKLADRVGGATKDIRVLIDEIRAASNTTIMATEDGSKAVQSSARQFSDVAGSFRHIAELVRANLDVAREIELSTQQQTTAVEQVSTAILEVAQTARQAESTSGQTLQTATRLIELSKQLNAIIDSRAS
- a CDS encoding hybrid sensor histidine kinase/response regulator, whose amino-acid sequence is MSLDSDPYRYFRIEARELIEQLTQGLFSLADGEGGAQAVPELFRYAHTLKGAARVVGQVRMAEMAHAVEDALSPYRNSGASLPVDSVHEFLRLVGQMAEALDELEAPAPAPAQEEQAQSQEGAPALALPEAPSSEVVRVELERLDTLLEGLSEAVVQLGGLRGAVESLTQAQHGAGSLIAQLTAPVASSGSPAERARWLSRVLAVAESLRSSLVKAGRQLGGGLGQVESELARLRDGANTLRLVPTQTLFGPMELAARDAAASLGRQVEVDAEGGDIQIDGHVLAAVRQALVHVVRNAVDHGLETPDERRAVGKSPTGRFSVKVQRRGGRVSFQCEDDGRGVDLGRIRQVAVERGVVSASEADALDEQGLLELLFQPGFSTARAITEVSGRGVGLDVVRDTVRRLKGEVHISSRPGLGTCITLEVPLTLASLEVLGVEAGGQRLLVPLEALSGAIHLPAEAVTWTGARACISFAGEVLPFLPLVDALGRAGTGQRPRAWSVLVLDAGAAGRAALGVEKLLGISRRVSRPLPATVPPLPMVAGASFDEQGVPLLLLDAAGLVRLVQAGSSGGPPKARAVQRHLILVVDDSVTTRMLEKSILEAAGYQVELAASGEEGLEKIQRGGHSLLIVDVEMPGMTGLDVTRRIRSMPALQSLPILMVSSLATEEDKRRGREAGVSAYIVKGEFQQHGFLDTVARLTASSRRST